One window of the Emcibacter sp. genome contains the following:
- a CDS encoding transferrin-binding protein-like solute binding protein — protein MTRIITKKLILTAAGSLFLAACGGGGGSTPAPTTPTLPTSNDSLDDIQVSEDFNSFSSIVLVKVEGATETVDSSNQTQSSDAVVGVNTDGSFEVTISGQGDDNDVNFDFTFTSAMRTVGTEKTVFQSSNTAFSLLRPGVDVSIPFTQTGETINMSYVTYGQWAKTDGTIAANGFDSARGYVIFGVRTDSVPTTGTATYAGAVEGIMFKPTATAGSPEVWGISGRVDIDVDFAAANNNVVATFSKMAQSVVGTTNDWVNFTMTSDLSNGLFSGAASNFTDAGSGAPVAGYSGTVSGAFYGPNAQEIGGTWSVAGPGEEAAGAFVGEQ, from the coding sequence TTGACCCGGATCATTACAAAAAAACTTATTCTCACGGCTGCTGGCAGCCTTTTTCTGGCAGCTTGCGGAGGTGGTGGCGGCAGCACACCTGCACCAACAACGCCCACCCTGCCCACAAGCAATGACAGCCTGGATGACATCCAGGTGTCCGAGGATTTCAACAGCTTCTCCAGTATTGTGCTTGTCAAGGTTGAGGGCGCAACGGAGACCGTTGATTCTTCAAATCAAACCCAGAGTTCTGATGCGGTCGTTGGCGTGAATACTGATGGCAGCTTTGAAGTGACTATAAGCGGCCAGGGTGACGATAATGATGTGAACTTTGATTTTACATTCACCAGTGCCATGCGTACGGTCGGGACCGAGAAAACAGTATTCCAAAGCAGCAATACAGCCTTTTCCTTGTTGCGCCCGGGGGTAGATGTCAGTATTCCCTTCACGCAAACAGGCGAAACCATCAATATGTCCTATGTGACTTATGGTCAGTGGGCGAAAACTGACGGTACCATTGCGGCCAATGGCTTTGACAGCGCCCGTGGCTATGTCATCTTCGGGGTTCGGACTGACAGTGTTCCTACTACCGGAACTGCCACATATGCCGGGGCCGTTGAAGGAATTATGTTCAAGCCTACAGCGACAGCCGGCAGCCCGGAGGTGTGGGGTATAAGTGGTCGTGTGGATATCGATGTTGATTTTGCAGCGGCCAACAATAACGTTGTTGCCACGTTCAGCAAAATGGCGCAATCTGTCGTTGGAACCACCAATGACTGGGTAAATTTCACGATGACAAGTGATCTTTCAAATGGTCTCTTTTCCGGAGCCGCCTCTAATTTCACGGATGCTGGTTCTGGTGCGCCGGTGGCTGGCTATAGCGGTACGGTAAGCGGTGCTTTCTACGGCCCCAACGCCCAGGAAATTGGCGGGACCTGGTCCGTTGCCGGGCCCGGAGAGGAAGCGGCGGGTGCCTTCGTCGGCGAACAATAA
- a CDS encoding DUF6460 domain-containing protein, with the protein MNKNTLGIVWKLIIASLFVGMALSYFDITPAELIKDLPETIGRIVDTAWSGVQWAADYVVLGAIIVVPVWLLMNISNIAGKFKKKD; encoded by the coding sequence ATGAATAAAAATACCCTGGGCATTGTCTGGAAGCTGATCATTGCGTCGCTGTTTGTCGGCATGGCGCTCAGTTATTTTGATATTACCCCGGCGGAGCTGATCAAAGACCTGCCGGAGACAATCGGCCGGATAGTGGATACGGCCTGGTCCGGAGTGCAGTGGGCGGCAGATTATGTGGTGCTTGGCGCGATTATCGTTGTGCCGGTCTGGCTGCTGATGAATATATCCAATATTGCCGGAAAATTTAAGAAGAAGGATTAG
- a CDS encoding DoxX family protein — protein sequence MNGDVLVKATVWVMSLVLALVFVSVGVGKIAGADAHIAHYQSWGIPSWALLALGVLEVTGGVFLLIPRWALIGAFILSLELAASAMMHFSLDENHLVMRALVLLFMLLGISYLRVKRMPENGLN from the coding sequence ATGAACGGTGACGTGCTTGTTAAAGCTACCGTTTGGGTCATGAGCCTGGTATTGGCGCTGGTATTTGTGTCCGTGGGAGTGGGTAAAATTGCCGGTGCGGATGCACATATTGCACATTACCAATCCTGGGGCATTCCGTCCTGGGCGCTACTGGCTCTTGGTGTTCTGGAGGTGACGGGCGGGGTGTTTTTACTGATCCCCCGCTGGGCCTTGATCGGAGCTTTCATTCTTTCCCTTGAACTGGCGGCCAGTGCCATGATGCATTTTTCGCTTGATGAAAACCATCTTGTGATGCGCGCCCTTGTTCTGCTTTTCATGCTGTTGGGGATAAGCTACCTGAGGGTCAAAAGAATGCCCGAGAATGGTTTGAATTGA
- a CDS encoding SpoVR family protein — protein MSAKKKQTETSLLYEGAEWDFETVDRTFRAIEDIALNEMGLDVYPTQVEVITSEQMLDAYSSVGMPMMYNHWSFGKSFIRDQTMYQKGFQGLAYEIVINSDPCICYIMEENSMTMQALVMAHAAFGHNHFFKNNHLFKQWTDADAILDYLQFAKNYIAKCEERYGYREVEKILDSAHALRDQGVDRYTRPTKLDDKKMQERELERLEYEQSQVNELWRTLPEIKNTDSAELDQMEKQLATKLGIPESNLLYFLEKNSPVLSHWQAEILRIVRSIAQYFYPQRQTKMMNEGCACYVHYYLMNRLYDTGQITEGAMLEFIDFHTRVVAQPSFDSPYFSGINPYALGFAMMQDIQRICENPTDEDREWFPDIAGNNKPIETLKDAWENYRDESFILQFLSPHLIREMRLFNIHDDCDNTFIEVDHIHNEPGYKAVREALSAQYSVANMDLDIQVSRVDLAGDRRLTLVHSMNNHIPLSQKAAEQVIAHLRRLWGYDIVLKSVDPITSEVVQETCG, from the coding sequence ATGAGTGCAAAGAAAAAACAGACAGAAACCTCACTCCTGTATGAAGGAGCTGAATGGGATTTCGAGACCGTCGACCGGACTTTCCGGGCCATCGAGGACATCGCGCTCAATGAAATGGGGCTTGATGTTTATCCGACCCAGGTAGAAGTCATCACCTCGGAACAGATGCTGGACGCCTACAGTTCCGTCGGCATGCCGATGATGTATAACCACTGGTCTTTCGGTAAAAGCTTTATCCGCGATCAGACCATGTACCAGAAGGGATTCCAGGGACTGGCTTATGAAATCGTGATCAATTCCGACCCCTGCATCTGCTACATCATGGAAGAAAATTCCATGACCATGCAGGCTCTGGTCATGGCCCACGCTGCCTTCGGCCACAATCATTTTTTCAAAAATAATCACCTGTTCAAGCAATGGACCGATGCCGACGCGATCCTTGACTACCTGCAGTTCGCCAAAAACTATATCGCCAAATGTGAGGAACGGTACGGTTATCGGGAAGTGGAGAAAATCCTTGATTCCGCCCATGCCCTCAGGGACCAGGGCGTGGACCGTTACACCCGCCCGACAAAACTGGATGACAAGAAGATGCAGGAACGGGAGCTCGAACGGCTTGAATATGAGCAGTCCCAGGTCAACGAACTGTGGCGCACCCTGCCGGAAATCAAAAACACCGATTCGGCGGAACTCGACCAGATGGAAAAACAGCTTGCGACCAAGCTGGGCATTCCGGAATCCAATCTGCTTTATTTTCTGGAGAAAAACAGCCCGGTCCTAAGCCACTGGCAGGCGGAAATCCTGCGTATCGTGCGCTCCATCGCCCAGTATTTCTATCCCCAGCGCCAGACCAAAATGATGAATGAAGGCTGTGCCTGCTATGTTCATTATTATCTGATGAACCGGCTTTATGACACCGGCCAGATCACCGAAGGCGCCATGCTGGAATTCATTGACTTCCATACCCGGGTGGTAGCCCAGCCGTCCTTTGACAGCCCCTATTTCTCCGGCATCAATCCCTATGCGCTCGGTTTTGCCATGATGCAGGATATCCAGCGCATCTGTGAAAACCCGACCGACGAGGACCGGGAATGGTTCCCCGACATCGCCGGCAACAACAAGCCGATCGAAACGCTGAAAGACGCCTGGGAAAATTACCGGGATGAAAGTTTCATCCTGCAGTTCCTGAGCCCTCACCTGATCCGGGAAATGCGGCTGTTCAATATCCATGATGACTGCGACAACACCTTTATCGAGGTCGATCATATCCACAATGAACCCGGCTACAAGGCGGTCCGGGAAGCGCTGTCCGCCCAATATTCGGTGGCCAATATGGACCTTGATATCCAGGTCAGCCGGGTCGACCTGGCCGGCGACCGCAGGCTGACCCTGGTGCACAGCATGAATAACCATATTCCCCTGTCACAGAAGGCGGCGGAACAGGTCATCGCCCACCTGCGCAGGCTGTGGGGCTATGACATCGTGCTGAAAAGCGTCGATCCCATAACCAGCGAAGTAGTGCAGGAAACCTGCGGCTAG
- a CDS encoding isoprenylcysteine carboxylmethyltransferase family protein codes for MAEIEIEDHANVIIRPPVIYALGLGFAVALDYFMPLYLGLGKPAALIGWILLAVGFILLGGSVISFIKNKQNPDPLTPTDQIYTGGLYAVSRNPIYLGFTLIYIALGLIFGSLWMFIALIPVLMTMHFGVILREEAYLTEKFGASYLDYKNKVRRWI; via the coding sequence ATGGCCGAAATCGAGATTGAAGACCATGCCAACGTTATCATACGACCCCCGGTAATCTATGCCCTCGGTCTGGGATTCGCCGTGGCGCTGGATTATTTTATGCCGCTTTATCTTGGTCTTGGCAAACCCGCCGCCCTGATCGGCTGGATCCTGCTTGCCGTCGGATTTATCCTGCTGGGCGGTAGTGTCATCAGTTTCATCAAAAACAAACAGAACCCCGATCCGCTGACCCCGACGGATCAGATCTATACCGGCGGGCTTTATGCTGTCAGCCGCAACCCCATCTATCTCGGCTTCACGCTGATCTATATTGCCCTTGGCCTGATTTTCGGCTCCCTGTGGATGTTTATCGCCCTTATCCCGGTGCTGATGACCATGCATTTCGGCGTCATCCTGCGCGAAGAGGCCTATCTGACAGAAAAATTCGGGGCCAGCTATCTGGACTATAAAAACAAGGTCAGACGCTGGATTTAA
- a CDS encoding YeaH/YhbH family protein, which yields MMHIIDRRLNPKGKSLTNRQRFIQRARKQIKKAVDDAVKNRKISDIDSSEQIRIPSDGLDEPRLIGDSSKGIHDRVLPGNREFMPGDRIKRPEQGGGQGQGGREASDDGEGEDAFSFSLTRDEFLNILFEDMELPDFVKTSIKEEMVTEYHRAGYKKEGSPANLNLKLTMRNSLARRLTLKRPSREEIEELEDRITALREKKRKSEKDDKELEYLLGQLETKQRRRKLVPYIDPIDVRYTSFTEEQKPNTHAVMFCLMDVSGSMSEMHKELAKRFFMLLHLFLKKQYTKVDIVFIRHTHHASEVDEETFFYSRETGGTIVSTALEVMEQIIKERYPPDDWNIYAAQASDGDNLNSDNAHCQYMLQERLLPLCQYFAYVEIWDTQESEMFMGNNGTTRLWQAYDQVQKQNRNFAIRRVTKAADIFPVLHDLFARDRNSSSSAGATQEAV from the coding sequence ATGATGCACATAATTGACAGAAGGCTGAATCCAAAGGGAAAAAGCCTCACCAACAGGCAGCGTTTTATCCAGCGCGCCCGTAAACAGATCAAGAAAGCGGTCGACGATGCTGTCAAAAACCGGAAGATTTCTGACATAGACTCCTCTGAACAGATCCGCATTCCCTCTGACGGGCTGGATGAGCCCCGTCTGATCGGCGACAGCAGCAAGGGCATCCATGACCGGGTCCTGCCGGGAAACCGGGAGTTCATGCCCGGCGACCGGATCAAGCGGCCGGAACAGGGTGGCGGCCAGGGCCAGGGCGGCCGGGAAGCCAGCGACGATGGCGAAGGCGAAGATGCCTTCAGCTTTTCCCTGACCCGGGATGAATTTCTCAACATCCTGTTCGAAGACATGGAACTGCCGGACTTTGTCAAAACCTCCATCAAGGAAGAGATGGTCACCGAATATCACCGGGCCGGCTATAAAAAAGAGGGCTCTCCCGCCAACCTCAACCTGAAACTGACGATGCGCAACAGCCTGGCCCGCAGATTAACCCTGAAACGACCAAGCCGCGAGGAAATCGAGGAGCTGGAAGACCGGATCACCGCGCTCCGGGAAAAGAAACGCAAAAGCGAAAAAGACGACAAGGAACTTGAATATCTGCTCGGTCAGCTGGAAACAAAGCAGCGGCGGCGCAAACTCGTGCCCTATATCGATCCCATTGATGTGCGGTACACCAGCTTCACCGAAGAGCAGAAACCGAACACCCATGCGGTCATGTTCTGCCTGATGGACGTGTCCGGCTCCATGAGCGAGATGCACAAGGAACTGGCCAAACGCTTCTTCATGCTGCTGCACCTGTTCCTGAAAAAACAATATACCAAGGTGGATATCGTTTTTATCCGCCATACCCACCACGCCAGCGAGGTGGATGAAGAGACCTTCTTCTATTCCCGGGAAACCGGTGGCACCATTGTTTCCACTGCCCTTGAAGTGATGGAACAGATCATCAAGGAACGTTATCCGCCCGATGACTGGAATATCTATGCAGCCCAGGCCTCCGACGGTGACAACCTGAACAGCGATAACGCCCATTGCCAGTATATGCTGCAGGAACGCCTGTTGCCGCTGTGCCAGTATTTTGCCTATGTGGAAATATGGGATACCCAGGAATCGGAAATGTTCATGGGGAATAACGGCACCACCCGTCTATGGCAGGCCTATGACCAGGTGCAGAAGCAAAACCGCAATTTTGCCATTCGCCGGGTGACCAAAGCGGCCGATATCTTCCCGGTCCTGCATGACTTGTTCGCCAGGGACAGAAACAGTTCCTCTTCTGCCGGTGCAACACAGGAGGCTGTGTAA
- a CDS encoding PrkA family serine protein kinase, with protein sequence MPNETDLFDLYSNQYEHRKESEISLREYLHGCSEDPMMYASSAERMMHAIGEPELIDTSKDERLGRIFMNRTIKKYKGFENFFGMEETIERIVGFFKHASQGLEERKQVLYLLGPVGGGKSSLAEQLKALMEKCPIYVLKAGDEISPVFESPLGLFDPEKMGDVFEEKYKIPRHRLTGLMSPWALKRLDQYEGDLSKFSVVKIFPSKLRQIAIAKTEPGDENNQDISTLVGKVDIRKLEYYSQNDSDAYAYSGGLNRTTQGILEFVEMFKAPIKMLHPLLTATQEGNYVGTENLGAIPYQGTILAHSNEAEWQSFKNNKNNEAFIDRVYVIKVPYCLRVDEEAKIYDKLLSSSDLNTSHCAPSTLDMLAKFSVLTRLKEHENSNLYSKMRVYNGENLKDVDPKAKPMQEYKDMAGVNEGMGGISTRFAFKILAETFNYDTQEVGADPVHLMYVLEKALLREQLPEDLEKKYIEFIKGELAPRYAEFIGNEIQKAYLESYSDYGQNLFDRYISYADAWIEGHDFKDPDTGQLLDSKILDQELSKIEKPAGISNPKDFRNEVVKFALRARANNAGQNPKWTSYEKLRSVIEKRMFSKVEDLLPVISFGSKKDKDSEHKHHEFVERMKDRGYSERQVHRLVEWYMRVNKAG encoded by the coding sequence ATGCCTAACGAAACAGACCTTTTTGATCTTTATTCAAACCAGTATGAACATCGCAAGGAAAGCGAAATTTCCCTGCGCGAATATCTTCATGGATGCAGTGAAGATCCGATGATGTACGCCAGTTCTGCGGAACGTATGATGCATGCGATCGGCGAACCGGAACTGATCGACACCTCGAAGGACGAACGCCTCGGCCGTATCTTCATGAACCGGACCATAAAGAAATACAAAGGGTTTGAAAATTTCTTCGGCATGGAGGAAACCATCGAACGTATTGTCGGCTTCTTCAAGCATGCCTCCCAGGGTCTGGAAGAGCGTAAACAGGTGCTTTACCTGCTGGGTCCTGTGGGCGGCGGTAAATCCTCGCTGGCGGAGCAACTCAAGGCATTGATGGAAAAGTGCCCGATCTACGTGCTGAAAGCCGGTGACGAAATCAGCCCCGTCTTTGAATCCCCCCTCGGCCTGTTTGACCCGGAAAAGATGGGCGATGTGTTCGAGGAAAAATACAAAATACCCCGGCACCGGCTGACCGGTCTGATGTCGCCCTGGGCCCTGAAGCGGCTCGACCAGTATGAAGGCGATCTTTCCAAATTTTCAGTGGTAAAAATCTTTCCGTCAAAACTGCGCCAGATCGCCATCGCCAAGACCGAACCCGGTGACGAGAATAACCAGGATATCTCCACCCTTGTCGGCAAGGTGGACATCCGCAAGCTGGAATATTACAGCCAGAACGACAGCGATGCCTATGCCTACAGCGGCGGCCTGAACCGCACCACCCAGGGCATCCTGGAGTTTGTGGAGATGTTCAAGGCCCCGATCAAGATGCTGCACCCCCTGCTGACCGCTACTCAGGAAGGCAACTATGTGGGCACCGAAAACCTTGGCGCCATCCCCTATCAAGGGACAATCCTTGCCCACTCCAACGAAGCCGAATGGCAGAGTTTCAAAAATAACAAAAACAATGAAGCCTTTATCGACCGGGTCTATGTGATCAAGGTGCCCTACTGCCTGCGGGTTGATGAAGAGGCAAAAATCTATGACAAACTGCTGAGCAGCTCCGACCTGAATACCAGTCACTGCGCCCCAAGCACCCTGGACATGCTGGCCAAATTCAGTGTCCTGACCCGGCTCAAGGAACATGAAAACTCCAACCTTTATTCCAAAATGCGGGTCTATAACGGGGAGAATCTCAAGGATGTGGATCCCAAGGCCAAACCCATGCAGGAATATAAGGATATGGCCGGTGTCAATGAGGGCATGGGTGGCATTTCCACCCGTTTTGCCTTTAAAATCCTGGCTGAAACCTTCAACTATGATACCCAGGAAGTCGGCGCCGATCCGGTTCACCTGATGTATGTGCTGGAAAAAGCCCTGCTCAGGGAACAGCTGCCGGAAGATCTCGAGAAGAAATATATCGAGTTCATCAAGGGTGAGCTCGCCCCGCGCTACGCGGAATTTATCGGTAATGAAATTCAGAAAGCCTACCTTGAATCCTATTCCGATTACGGCCAGAATCTATTCGATCGCTATATTTCCTATGCGGACGCCTGGATCGAGGGCCATGACTTCAAGGATCCGGATACCGGCCAGCTTCTGGACAGCAAGATCCTGGATCAGGAACTAAGCAAAATCGAAAAACCGGCCGGTATCTCCAATCCAAAAGACTTCCGCAACGAGGTGGTCAAGTTCGCCCTGCGCGCCCGGGCCAACAATGCCGGTCAGAACCCGAAATGGACGTCCTACGAGAAACTGCGTTCGGTGATCGAAAAACGCATGTTCAGCAAGGTCGAGGACCTGCTGCCGGTGATCAGCTTCGGCAGCAAGAAAGACAAGGACAGCGAACACAAGCATCACGAATTTGTCGAGCGCATGAAAGACCGTGGCTACAGCGAACGCCAGGTTCACCGGCTTGTGGAGTGGTATATGCGGGTCAACAAGGCGGGATAA
- a CDS encoding cytochrome b codes for MSARNTENTYGSVARALHWIMALLIIGMWVLGLYMHELPRETPEQMQYKFGLYDIHKAFGMLALLFILFRMYWRMTNVIPGFPDSMEKWEKLLAHAAHGVLYLLMLAFPVSGYLSSATGGHNITFFGLFEIPLLLSKNEGLSEVFGEIHEICAWTIFFVFCLHVAAALYHHFVKKDDIMIRMSPRGAGKEE; via the coding sequence ATGTCTGCAAGGAATACAGAAAATACATATGGCAGCGTTGCCCGGGCCCTGCACTGGATCATGGCTCTGCTGATAATCGGCATGTGGGTTTTAGGCCTTTATATGCATGAACTGCCGCGGGAAACGCCAGAGCAGATGCAGTACAAGTTCGGCCTTTATGACATTCATAAAGCTTTTGGCATGCTGGCACTGCTGTTCATTCTTTTCCGCATGTACTGGCGGATGACAAATGTCATTCCGGGTTTCCCGGACAGTATGGAAAAATGGGAAAAACTTCTGGCTCATGCGGCGCATGGAGTGCTCTATCTGCTGATGCTGGCCTTTCCTGTCTCCGGGTATCTCTCCTCAGCGACCGGCGGGCATAACATAACTTTCTTCGGTCTGTTTGAGATTCCGCTGCTACTGTCAAAAAATGAGGGATTAAGTGAAGTTTTCGGCGAGATTCACGAGATCTGTGCCTGGACGATCTTTTTTGTCTTTTGCCTTCACGTGGCTGCGGCGCTTTACCATCATTTTGTCAAAAAGGATGATATCATGATCCGGATGTCACCGCGCGGGGCCGGTAAGGAAGAATAA